Proteins from a genomic interval of Gadus morhua chromosome 19, gadMor3.0, whole genome shotgun sequence:
- the tmem229a gene encoding transmembrane protein 229A, whose amino-acid sequence MMASRCGDANTGLNTTTNRRGASGATGDDDATKTTKNTTALPRWMRLYFYGMHGVAVDVLLSSFCGIVFERDPKLVGYSSPYLCLAHCLTHWALERLHARRKLFPGGPAVFSLVLYPCVYIGLHILLLESVNIGSRAGPGLALAGVTPLQIAVQYLVALYFSRVFHPWLSRLRYHHPRPHPGFTEHKNGVQVAEHGGLKGIPEHGLNGLPDMAHLVFYGMHGFLDEVVFTAAFNLMERRALGGHTSLWSFLMYGTCSFVVEKLYVRLRYAWGWGTWRRLPLYVAFIYAWELTSGLALRQVGACSWDYSHYPGNFMGLVTIVYLPGWMGLSLYQDVLSNVLFRVQWVGGSGEVEDGGEEEEDGESGKMDLSKKLL is encoded by the coding sequence ATGATGGCCAGCCGGTGCGGAGACGCAAACACCGGACTAAACACGACCACCAACCGACGAGGCGCCTCCGGTGCGACCGGTGATGATGATGCGACGAAGACCACGAAGAACACCACGGCTCTCCCTCGCTGGATGCGGCTTTATTTCTATGGCATGCACGGGGTGGCCGTGGACGTCCTGCTGTCTTCATTCTGTGGGATCGTTTTCGAGCGGGACCCCAAATTGGTAGGCTACTCCTCGCCGTACCTGTGCCTCGCTCACTGCCTCACCCACTGGGCGCTGGAGCGGCTCCACGCGCGGAGGAAGCTGTTCCCCGGTGGTCCCGCGGTGTTCTCGCTCGTGCTCTACCCTTGCGTGTACATTGGCCtgcacatcctcctcctcgagAGTGTAAACATAGGCTCGCGGGCGGGACCGGGGCTCGCGCTGGCTGGGGTGACCCCCTTGCAGATCGCGGTGCAGTACCTCGTGGCGCTATACTTCTCCCGCGTCTTCCACCCGTGGCTGTCCCGCCTACGGTaccaccacccccgcccccaccccggCTTCACGGAGCACAAAAACGGGGTTCAGGTGGCCGAGCATGGGGGCCTCAAGGGTATCCCGGAACACGGACTCAACGGTCTCCCGGACATGGCCCACTTGGTGTTCTACGGCATGCACGGCTTCCTGGACGAGGTGGTGTTCACCGCCGCCTTCAACCTGATGGAGCGGCGCGCGCTCGGCGGCCACACGTCCCTGTGGTCCTTCCTGATGTACGGCACGTGCAGCTTCGTGGTTGAGAAGCTGTACGTGCGCCTGCGCTACGCGTGGGGCTGGGGCACGTGGCGGCGGCTGCCCCTCTACGTGGCCTTTATCTACGCCTGGGAGCTCACGTCGGGACTCGCGCTGAGGCAGGTGGGCGCGTGCTCGTGGGATTACTCTCACTACCCGGGTAACTTCATGGGGCTGGTGACCATCGTGTACCTGCCCGGCTGGATGGGACTGAGTCTGTACCAGGATGTCCTGTCCAACGTGCTGTTCCGTGtccagtgggtgggggggtcgggggaggttgaggatgggggggaagaggaggaggacggggagagtGGGAAGATGGATCTAAGTAAAAAGTTGTTGTAA